The Moritella sp. F3 sequence GCGCCGGGCTCTAGCTCTGCACACCGCTTAGCAATGGCACAGCTAGCTGTTGCGCAGTGCGATGAATTAAGTGTCGATACCCGAGAGTTAAATCGTACAACACCGTCTTATACTATCGACACCTTGATTGAGCTCGCCGCAGAGAATCCGCGTACTCCCGTGTGCTTTTTAATCGGTCTTGATTCACTCAATAGTTTACATACTTGGCACCGCTGGCAAGAGCTGCTCAGCTATTGTCACCTCGTCGTGAGCTATCGCCCAAACTATAAATTAACATTGGCGCCTGAAGTGCAAAGAATATTTGAACAAGTACAAACAACTAATGTCGAAGACTTACAACAGCAAAAACAGGGGCGTATATTGCTCTGGCCAAGTACGCAGTTAGAAATATCGGCAACTCGGATCAGACAGTTGATTGCGCAGCAGCAAAATCCACAATATCTGCTACCTGATAATGTGTTGTCATATATACATAAACATAACTTGTATAAGTAAACTACAAGAGATAATAGCTCAGAAACAAGCTAGGTATATATTTAGCCATTATACACTGTTATAATTCGCGGTTAACTCGATAAAGTTCCTCTGGAGGACCCTTGCAAACTTCTGAACTGCAAGCATTTGTACTAGACAAAATTGAAGACATGAAAGCCCGTGACATCCAAGTTATTGATGTTAAGGGTAAATCACCAGTAACAGATCTAATGATCGTATGTACTGGCACATCTAAAACTCACGTTAAATCAATTTCTAACCACCTTTACCTTGAAGCTAAAAGTCACGAAGTATACGTGATGGGCATTGAAGGTACGGAAGATAGTGAATGGGTTTTAGTTGATATGGGTGATGTAGTTGTACACATCATGCAACAACAAACACGTGATCTTTACCAATTAGAACAACTTTGGCAGTCTGTAGGGGCATAGTCAAATGAAGATTCAGCTAGTTGCTGTTGGCACCAAAATGCCTGCATGGGTAGAAACAGGGTATAAGGAATATACACGTCGATTCCCTAAAGATATGCCTTTCGAATTACTTGAGATCAATGCTGGTAAGCGTGGTAAAAACGCTGATATCAAGCGGATCTTAGAGTTGGAAGGTGTAAAAACGATGCAAGCGATCCCGAAAGGAAATCGTATCGTGACTCTGGAGGTTACCGGTAAACCTTGGACGACTGAACAACTAGCCGTTGAACTAGATAAGTGGAAGCATGATGGTCGTGACGTTAGCCTGTTAATTGGCGGCCCAGAAGGACTTGCACCAGAATGCATCGCGGCATCAGAACAACGCTGGTCATTGTCACCGCTAACCTTACCACATCCGATGGTACGAGTAGTTGTGGCCGAGGCGTTGTATCGCGCTTGGAGCGTAACAACAAACCATCCTTATCATAGAGAGTAATATTGGTGGCAAGGAAGCGTATAGCCTTACGAGACCATTCTGCGGAAACAGCATTATTTAGCAGCCGTATCGTGGTCTCATTTATTTTTGTCCTCTGTGTACTTGGCTTATTGTTAAGTAATCTTTATTACTTACAAGTCGATTCATATCAAGCTTACAAAACCCGCTCTAACGAAAATCGCGTCAAGTTAGTACCACTACCACCTAACCGTGGACTCATTTATGATCGTAACGGCATACTCTTAGCTGAAAATAAACCTGTCTACAGTTTAGATATGGTGCCTGATAAAATCACCGATATCGATGCAACGATTGTCGAATTAACCACATTATTAAATTTAACTGAAGATAATATTGAAGACTTCCGGACGCGCTTAAAACGCCAGCGCCGCTTTAAATTAGTGTCAATATTAACAAACTTATCTGAATCAGAAGTTGCCCTATTTTCAGTTCAGCAGCATAAATACCCAGGCATTTCAGTTAACGCGCGACTAAAACGTTATTACCCGTTTGGTGATGCGCTTACTCATGCACTTGGTTATGTAGCAAGAATTAATAGTAACGATCTTAAACGTCTAGAGATTGAAGGCTCTCGAGCAACCTATGCCGCCACTCATGATATTGGCAAGCAAGGCATCGAGCGTTATTACGAAAAAGCACTCCATGGCAAACCCGGCTTTAAAGAAGTCGAAGTCAACAATCGCGGCAAGATCGTACGCACACTAAAAATAACACCACCCGTACCTGGTAATGATCTGTATTTGAATATCGATATTCGTTTACAGCTAAAAGCACAAAAAGAATTGGCTGGCCGTCGTGGCGCGATCATCCTACTTGCACCTAAAACGGGTGAAATATTAGCGATGATGTCCAGCCCGAGCTATGA is a genomic window containing:
- the nadD gene encoding nicotinate-nucleotide adenylyltransferase gives rise to the protein MTDFIPSRAIGILGGTFDPIHNGHLRPCLDLLQQLNLAEVRLMPNHIPPHREAPGSSSAHRLAMAQLAVAQCDELSVDTRELNRTTPSYTIDTLIELAAENPRTPVCFLIGLDSLNSLHTWHRWQELLSYCHLVVSYRPNYKLTLAPEVQRIFEQVQTTNVEDLQQQKQGRILLWPSTQLEISATRIRQLIAQQQNPQYLLPDNVLSYIHKHNLYK
- the rsfS gene encoding ribosome silencing factor, with the protein product MQTSELQAFVLDKIEDMKARDIQVIDVKGKSPVTDLMIVCTGTSKTHVKSISNHLYLEAKSHEVYVMGIEGTEDSEWVLVDMGDVVVHIMQQQTRDLYQLEQLWQSVGA
- the rlmH gene encoding 23S rRNA (pseudouridine(1915)-N(3))-methyltransferase RlmH — translated: MKIQLVAVGTKMPAWVETGYKEYTRRFPKDMPFELLEINAGKRGKNADIKRILELEGVKTMQAIPKGNRIVTLEVTGKPWTTEQLAVELDKWKHDGRDVSLLIGGPEGLAPECIAASEQRWSLSPLTLPHPMVRVVVAEALYRAWSVTTNHPYHRE